From one Magnolia sinica isolate HGM2019 chromosome 18, MsV1, whole genome shotgun sequence genomic stretch:
- the LOC131232942 gene encoding uncharacterized protein LOC131232942 — MTAQIVLRRPNTPRRCQPLLVKATSPSSSSTASARFAEVAGGTAAECAAVCCCCPCGLVNLVVLAVVKLPAGLCRKAMLKKNRKRKIGLLPQQQQLELSKRFNEMELQKLENIVTAETWPDKSPSMVVLDMEQEVWTQLYGTGFWRNPSEKEQ, encoded by the coding sequence ATGACGGCCCAGATCGTCCTTCGCCGGCCCAACACTCCCCGCCGCTGCCAGCCACTCCTGGTAAAGGCCACATCGCCGTCGTCATCTTCAACGGCGAGTGCGCGGTTCGCCGAGGTGGCGGGCGGGACGGCAGCGGAGTGCGCTGCTGTTTGCTGCTGCTGCCCGTGCGGGCTCGTCAACCTCGTCGTCCTCGCCGTCGTCAAATTGCCGGCAGGACTGTGTCGGAAAGCCATGTTGAAGAAGAACCGGAAGAGGAAAATCGGCCTCttgccacagcagcagcagctcgaGCTTTCAAAGCGTTTCAATGAGATGGAGCTGCAGAAGCTGGAGAATATCGTAACGGCCGAAACGTGGCCCGATAAATCGCCATCGATGGTTGTGTTGGACATGGAACAAGAGGTGTGGACCCAGCTCTATGGTACGGGCTTCTGGAGGAATCCGTCGGAAAAGGAACAGTAA